One segment of Cottoperca gobio chromosome 24, fCotGob3.1, whole genome shotgun sequence DNA contains the following:
- the enah gene encoding protein enabled homolog isoform X1: MQIHSSGLQPKASSFILSQRCVLASRMEIHREQSICQARAAVMVYDDANKKWVPAGGSTGFSRVHIYHHTGNNAFRVVGRKIQDHQVVINCAIPKGLKYNQATQTFHQWRDARQVYGLNFGSKEDANVFASAMMHALEVLNSQDTGPTLSRQGPQVQNGPAPDEMDLQRRQLQELQRQKEMEREHQELERQEKERQERLEREMLEHEQQEHERQERECQERERQVERETQAERERQEQQERSERELMEREKAEREQHEQLDREQQDWERGRRISNAAFESTMYTHTPQEYSKKSSTPVSSSTPTYPAPGTRSPSSTTPPTPPLRHSASRFATSLGSAFHPVLPHYATVPRRQQAPIPAPAPASAPPLASAPPPVVWSACNFTPLPPSPPVMISSPPGKAAGPRPLVPIAAPPPLIQKPPSPASNGPPMFPAPSPVTIPHSHTPIGITCPTPPPPPTPPPLPSPIAPPPSSSFVLSPPSSSQAPGVPSPSTAAPAAAAATSASAELCSLPVSLGLSRPGEPVTATGPESILPQGGGSSSQPQDVMHTSGLTIPPPPPLPPGSTVTSSPYTPAGHPPPPPPPPLPPTLTPDGTPPPPPGPPPPPGAPLPPPAPPLPVGLFSPAEERPFSGLAAALAGAKLRKVPRSDDAGAALAAAMLGAGGAKSEARGNGPLPGGGGLMEEMSALLARRRRIAEKGSSPEPDQRSEEGEINTTPKVSACSTPDMPRKPWERTNTLNGSKSPVIGRPKSTPTPTASLSANGVPTEAVDYDRLKQDILDEMRKELSKLKEELIDAIREELGKSSTV, from the exons TGAACAGAGTATCTGCCAGGCACGAGCTGCTGTCATGGTGTACGACGATGCCAATAAGAAGTGGGTCCCAGCTGGTGGTTCCACAGGCTTCAGCAGAGTCCACATCTACCACCACACGGGCAACAACGCCTTCCGCGTAGTGGGACGCAAGATCCAAGATCATCAG GTGGTGATAAACTGTGCCATTCCCAAGGGGCTGAAGTACAATCAGGCCACGCAGACCTTCCACCAGTGGCGAGACGCCCGCCAGGTCTACGGCCTCAACTTTGGCAGCAAGGAAGATGCCAATGTATTTGCCAGTGCCATGATGCACGCCCTGGAGGTGTTGAACTCCCAGGACACCG GCCCCACATTGTCCCGGCAGGGCCCCCAGGTTCAGAATGGCCCCGCCCCAGACGAGATGGACCTGCAGAGAAG GCAGCTTCAGGAGTTGCAGAGGCAGAAGGAGATGGAACGGGAGCATCAGGAGCTGGAGCGTCAAGAGAAGGAGCGTCAGGAGCGCCTGGAGCGAGAGATGCTGGAGCACGAGCAACAGGAGCATGAACGTCAGGAACGTGAATGTCAGGAGCGGGAGCGTCAGGTGGAGAGGGAGACTCAGGCAGAGAGGGAGCgccaggagcagcaggagcgcAGCGAGCGTGAGCtgatggagagggagaaggcAGAGAGGGAGCAGCATGAGCAGTTggacagagagcagcaggactgggagagagggagacgtaTTTCCAATGCTG CCTTCGAAAGCACCATGTACACCCACACACCTCAGGAATATAGCAAGAAGTCCTCCACACCCGTATCCTCATCCACACCCACCTACCCAGCCCCCGGAACGCGGTCGCCCTCCTCCACCACTCCGCCAACCCCGCCTCTAAGGCATTCGGCCTCCCGATTCGCCACCTCCCTCGGTTCTGCCTTCCACCCAGTCCTGCCTCACTACGCCACAGTGCCGAGGCGACAGCAAGCCCCGATTCCTGCTCCAGCCCCCGCCTCAGCCCCACCCCTTGCCTCAGCCCCACCCCCTGTGGTGTGGTCAGCGTGCAACTTCACTCCattgcccccctccccccctgtcATGATAAGCAGCCCCCCAGGGAAGGCTGCAGGCCCGCGGCCGCTCGTCCCCATCGCAGCACCGCCCCCTCTCATCCAGAAGCCCCCCTCACCAGCTTCCAACGGCCCGCCCATGTTCCCCGCACCATCTCCTGTGACCATCCCGCACAGCCACACCCCTATCGGCATCACCTGCCCCACGCCGCCTCCCCCACCTACCCCACCACCTCTGCCCTCCCCCATAGCTCCCCCTCCGTCTTCTTCCTTCGTCttgtctcccccctcctcaTCCCAGGCTCCTGGTGTGCCCTCTCCCTCCACAGCAGCCCCTGCTGCAGCTGCCGCCACCTCTGCCTCCGCTGAGCTCTGCTCCCTCCCTGTGAGCCTGGGCCTGTCCAGGCCAGGGGAGCCGGTCACCGCTACAGGCCCAGAGAGCATCCTGCCTCAGGGGGGCGGCTCCTCCAGTCAGCCCCAGG ACGTGATGCATACTTCAGGGTTGACCATCCCCCCACCTCCACCCCTGCCACCCGGATCCACTGTGACCTCCAGCCCCTACACCCCAGCCGGCCACCCGCCCCCGCCCCCACCCCCTCCACTCCCCCCTACACTGACTCCAGACGGgactccccctcctcctccaggtcctcctcctcctcccggaGCCCCACTGCCTCCCCCAGCGCCCCCACTTCCAGTCGGCCTGTTCTCTCCTGCAGAGGAGCGTCCCTTCTCAGGCCTGGCCGCTGCCCTTGCCGGAGCCAAGCTGCGCAAAGTGCCAAGG AGTGACGATGCAGGCGCAGCTCTGGCAGCAGCCATGTTGGGGGCTGGAGGGGCCAAATCTGAAGCCAGAGGCAACGGCCCTCTgcctggaggaggagggctcATGGAAGAGATGAGCGCCCTGTTGGCCAGGAG GAGAAGAATTGCAGAGAAGGGCTCGTCACCTGAACCCGACCAGAGATCA GAGGAGGGCGAGATCAACACGACCCCTAAAGTGTCGGCTTGTAGCACACCAG ACATGCCCAGGAAGCCATGGGAAAGAACCAACACCTTGAACGGTAGCAAGTCTCCAGTTATTGGGAG ACCAAAGTCCACTCCCACACCTACTGCATCCTTAAGTGCCAACGGTGTGCCCACAGAGGCTGTGGACTATGACAGATTGAAACAG GACATTCTGGATGAGATGAGGAAGGAGCTGTCAAAACTAAAAGAAGAGCTCATTGATG cAATCAGGGAGGAGCTGGGGAAGTCCAGCACGGTGTAG
- the enah gene encoding protein enabled homolog isoform X3 gives MSEQSICQARAAVMVYDDANKKWVPAGGSTGFSRVHIYHHTGNNAFRVVGRKIQDHQVVINCAIPKGLKYNQATQTFHQWRDARQVYGLNFGSKEDANVFASAMMHALEVLNSQDTGPTLSRQGPQVQNGPAPDEMDLQRRQLQELQRQKEMEREHQELERQEKERQERLEREMLEHEQQEHERQERECQERERQVERETQAERERQEQQERSERELMEREKAEREQHEQLDREQQDWERGRRISNAAFESTMYTHTPQEYSKKSSTPVSSSTPTYPAPGTRSPSSTTPPTPPLRHSASRFATSLGSAFHPVLPHYATVPRRQQAPIPAPAPASAPPLASAPPPVVWSACNFTPLPPSPPVMISSPPGKAAGPRPLVPIAAPPPLIQKPPSPASNGPPMFPAPSPVTIPHSHTPIGITCPTPPPPPTPPPLPSPIAPPPSSSFVLSPPSSSQAPGVPSPSTAAPAAAAATSASAELCSLPVSLGLSRPGEPVTATGPESILPQGGGSSSQPQDVMHTSGLTIPPPPPLPPGSTVTSSPYTPAGHPPPPPPPPLPPTLTPDGTPPPPPGPPPPPGAPLPPPAPPLPVGLFSPAEERPFSGLAAALAGAKLRKVPRSDDAGAALAAAMLGAGGAKSEARGNGPLPGGGGLMEEMSALLARRRRIAEKGSSPEPDQRSEEGEINTTPKVSACSTPDMPRKPWERTNTLNGSKSPVIGRPKSTPTPTASLSANGVPTEAVDYDRLKQDILDEMRKELSKLKEELIDAIREELGKSSTV, from the exons TGAACAGAGTATCTGCCAGGCACGAGCTGCTGTCATGGTGTACGACGATGCCAATAAGAAGTGGGTCCCAGCTGGTGGTTCCACAGGCTTCAGCAGAGTCCACATCTACCACCACACGGGCAACAACGCCTTCCGCGTAGTGGGACGCAAGATCCAAGATCATCAG GTGGTGATAAACTGTGCCATTCCCAAGGGGCTGAAGTACAATCAGGCCACGCAGACCTTCCACCAGTGGCGAGACGCCCGCCAGGTCTACGGCCTCAACTTTGGCAGCAAGGAAGATGCCAATGTATTTGCCAGTGCCATGATGCACGCCCTGGAGGTGTTGAACTCCCAGGACACCG GCCCCACATTGTCCCGGCAGGGCCCCCAGGTTCAGAATGGCCCCGCCCCAGACGAGATGGACCTGCAGAGAAG GCAGCTTCAGGAGTTGCAGAGGCAGAAGGAGATGGAACGGGAGCATCAGGAGCTGGAGCGTCAAGAGAAGGAGCGTCAGGAGCGCCTGGAGCGAGAGATGCTGGAGCACGAGCAACAGGAGCATGAACGTCAGGAACGTGAATGTCAGGAGCGGGAGCGTCAGGTGGAGAGGGAGACTCAGGCAGAGAGGGAGCgccaggagcagcaggagcgcAGCGAGCGTGAGCtgatggagagggagaaggcAGAGAGGGAGCAGCATGAGCAGTTggacagagagcagcaggactgggagagagggagacgtaTTTCCAATGCTG CCTTCGAAAGCACCATGTACACCCACACACCTCAGGAATATAGCAAGAAGTCCTCCACACCCGTATCCTCATCCACACCCACCTACCCAGCCCCCGGAACGCGGTCGCCCTCCTCCACCACTCCGCCAACCCCGCCTCTAAGGCATTCGGCCTCCCGATTCGCCACCTCCCTCGGTTCTGCCTTCCACCCAGTCCTGCCTCACTACGCCACAGTGCCGAGGCGACAGCAAGCCCCGATTCCTGCTCCAGCCCCCGCCTCAGCCCCACCCCTTGCCTCAGCCCCACCCCCTGTGGTGTGGTCAGCGTGCAACTTCACTCCattgcccccctccccccctgtcATGATAAGCAGCCCCCCAGGGAAGGCTGCAGGCCCGCGGCCGCTCGTCCCCATCGCAGCACCGCCCCCTCTCATCCAGAAGCCCCCCTCACCAGCTTCCAACGGCCCGCCCATGTTCCCCGCACCATCTCCTGTGACCATCCCGCACAGCCACACCCCTATCGGCATCACCTGCCCCACGCCGCCTCCCCCACCTACCCCACCACCTCTGCCCTCCCCCATAGCTCCCCCTCCGTCTTCTTCCTTCGTCttgtctcccccctcctcaTCCCAGGCTCCTGGTGTGCCCTCTCCCTCCACAGCAGCCCCTGCTGCAGCTGCCGCCACCTCTGCCTCCGCTGAGCTCTGCTCCCTCCCTGTGAGCCTGGGCCTGTCCAGGCCAGGGGAGCCGGTCACCGCTACAGGCCCAGAGAGCATCCTGCCTCAGGGGGGCGGCTCCTCCAGTCAGCCCCAGG ACGTGATGCATACTTCAGGGTTGACCATCCCCCCACCTCCACCCCTGCCACCCGGATCCACTGTGACCTCCAGCCCCTACACCCCAGCCGGCCACCCGCCCCCGCCCCCACCCCCTCCACTCCCCCCTACACTGACTCCAGACGGgactccccctcctcctccaggtcctcctcctcctcccggaGCCCCACTGCCTCCCCCAGCGCCCCCACTTCCAGTCGGCCTGTTCTCTCCTGCAGAGGAGCGTCCCTTCTCAGGCCTGGCCGCTGCCCTTGCCGGAGCCAAGCTGCGCAAAGTGCCAAGG AGTGACGATGCAGGCGCAGCTCTGGCAGCAGCCATGTTGGGGGCTGGAGGGGCCAAATCTGAAGCCAGAGGCAACGGCCCTCTgcctggaggaggagggctcATGGAAGAGATGAGCGCCCTGTTGGCCAGGAG GAGAAGAATTGCAGAGAAGGGCTCGTCACCTGAACCCGACCAGAGATCA GAGGAGGGCGAGATCAACACGACCCCTAAAGTGTCGGCTTGTAGCACACCAG ACATGCCCAGGAAGCCATGGGAAAGAACCAACACCTTGAACGGTAGCAAGTCTCCAGTTATTGGGAG ACCAAAGTCCACTCCCACACCTACTGCATCCTTAAGTGCCAACGGTGTGCCCACAGAGGCTGTGGACTATGACAGATTGAAACAG GACATTCTGGATGAGATGAGGAAGGAGCTGTCAAAACTAAAAGAAGAGCTCATTGATG cAATCAGGGAGGAGCTGGGGAAGTCCAGCACGGTGTAG
- the enah gene encoding protein enabled homolog isoform X5 gives MQIHSSGLQPKASSFILSQRCVLASRMEIHREQSICQARAAVMVYDDANKKWVPAGGSTGFSRVHIYHHTGNNAFRVVGRKIQDHQVVINCAIPKGLKYNQATQTFHQWRDARQVYGLNFGSKEDANVFASAMMHALEVLNSQDTGPTLSRQGPQVQNGPAPDEMDLQRRQLQELQRQKEMEREHQELERQEKERQERLEREMLEHEQQEHERQERECQERERQVERETQAERERQEQQERSERELMEREKAEREQHEQLDREQQDWERGRRISNADVMHTSGLTIPPPPPLPPGSTVTSSPYTPAGHPPPPPPPPLPPTLTPDGTPPPPPGPPPPPGAPLPPPAPPLPVGLFSPAEERPFSGLAAALAGAKLRKVPRSDDAGAALAAAMLGAGGAKSEARGNGPLPGGGGLMEEMSALLARRRRIAEKGSSPEPDQRSEEGEINTTPKVSACSTPDMPRKPWERTNTLNGSKSPVIGRPKSTPTPTASLSANGVPTEAVDYDRLKQDILDEMRKELSKLKEELIDAIREELGKSSTV, from the exons TGAACAGAGTATCTGCCAGGCACGAGCTGCTGTCATGGTGTACGACGATGCCAATAAGAAGTGGGTCCCAGCTGGTGGTTCCACAGGCTTCAGCAGAGTCCACATCTACCACCACACGGGCAACAACGCCTTCCGCGTAGTGGGACGCAAGATCCAAGATCATCAG GTGGTGATAAACTGTGCCATTCCCAAGGGGCTGAAGTACAATCAGGCCACGCAGACCTTCCACCAGTGGCGAGACGCCCGCCAGGTCTACGGCCTCAACTTTGGCAGCAAGGAAGATGCCAATGTATTTGCCAGTGCCATGATGCACGCCCTGGAGGTGTTGAACTCCCAGGACACCG GCCCCACATTGTCCCGGCAGGGCCCCCAGGTTCAGAATGGCCCCGCCCCAGACGAGATGGACCTGCAGAGAAG GCAGCTTCAGGAGTTGCAGAGGCAGAAGGAGATGGAACGGGAGCATCAGGAGCTGGAGCGTCAAGAGAAGGAGCGTCAGGAGCGCCTGGAGCGAGAGATGCTGGAGCACGAGCAACAGGAGCATGAACGTCAGGAACGTGAATGTCAGGAGCGGGAGCGTCAGGTGGAGAGGGAGACTCAGGCAGAGAGGGAGCgccaggagcagcaggagcgcAGCGAGCGTGAGCtgatggagagggagaaggcAGAGAGGGAGCAGCATGAGCAGTTggacagagagcagcaggactgggagagagggagacgtaTTTCCAATGCTG ACGTGATGCATACTTCAGGGTTGACCATCCCCCCACCTCCACCCCTGCCACCCGGATCCACTGTGACCTCCAGCCCCTACACCCCAGCCGGCCACCCGCCCCCGCCCCCACCCCCTCCACTCCCCCCTACACTGACTCCAGACGGgactccccctcctcctccaggtcctcctcctcctcccggaGCCCCACTGCCTCCCCCAGCGCCCCCACTTCCAGTCGGCCTGTTCTCTCCTGCAGAGGAGCGTCCCTTCTCAGGCCTGGCCGCTGCCCTTGCCGGAGCCAAGCTGCGCAAAGTGCCAAGG AGTGACGATGCAGGCGCAGCTCTGGCAGCAGCCATGTTGGGGGCTGGAGGGGCCAAATCTGAAGCCAGAGGCAACGGCCCTCTgcctggaggaggagggctcATGGAAGAGATGAGCGCCCTGTTGGCCAGGAG GAGAAGAATTGCAGAGAAGGGCTCGTCACCTGAACCCGACCAGAGATCA GAGGAGGGCGAGATCAACACGACCCCTAAAGTGTCGGCTTGTAGCACACCAG ACATGCCCAGGAAGCCATGGGAAAGAACCAACACCTTGAACGGTAGCAAGTCTCCAGTTATTGGGAG ACCAAAGTCCACTCCCACACCTACTGCATCCTTAAGTGCCAACGGTGTGCCCACAGAGGCTGTGGACTATGACAGATTGAAACAG GACATTCTGGATGAGATGAGGAAGGAGCTGTCAAAACTAAAAGAAGAGCTCATTGATG cAATCAGGGAGGAGCTGGGGAAGTCCAGCACGGTGTAG
- the enah gene encoding protein enabled homolog isoform X2, translating to MTRDSEQSICQARAAVMVYDDANKKWVPAGGSTGFSRVHIYHHTGNNAFRVVGRKIQDHQVVINCAIPKGLKYNQATQTFHQWRDARQVYGLNFGSKEDANVFASAMMHALEVLNSQDTGPTLSRQGPQVQNGPAPDEMDLQRRQLQELQRQKEMEREHQELERQEKERQERLEREMLEHEQQEHERQERECQERERQVERETQAERERQEQQERSERELMEREKAEREQHEQLDREQQDWERGRRISNAAFESTMYTHTPQEYSKKSSTPVSSSTPTYPAPGTRSPSSTTPPTPPLRHSASRFATSLGSAFHPVLPHYATVPRRQQAPIPAPAPASAPPLASAPPPVVWSACNFTPLPPSPPVMISSPPGKAAGPRPLVPIAAPPPLIQKPPSPASNGPPMFPAPSPVTIPHSHTPIGITCPTPPPPPTPPPLPSPIAPPPSSSFVLSPPSSSQAPGVPSPSTAAPAAAAATSASAELCSLPVSLGLSRPGEPVTATGPESILPQGGGSSSQPQDVMHTSGLTIPPPPPLPPGSTVTSSPYTPAGHPPPPPPPPLPPTLTPDGTPPPPPGPPPPPGAPLPPPAPPLPVGLFSPAEERPFSGLAAALAGAKLRKVPRSDDAGAALAAAMLGAGGAKSEARGNGPLPGGGGLMEEMSALLARRRRIAEKGSSPEPDQRSEEGEINTTPKVSACSTPDMPRKPWERTNTLNGSKSPVIGRPKSTPTPTASLSANGVPTEAVDYDRLKQDILDEMRKELSKLKEELIDAIREELGKSSTV from the exons TGAACAGAGTATCTGCCAGGCACGAGCTGCTGTCATGGTGTACGACGATGCCAATAAGAAGTGGGTCCCAGCTGGTGGTTCCACAGGCTTCAGCAGAGTCCACATCTACCACCACACGGGCAACAACGCCTTCCGCGTAGTGGGACGCAAGATCCAAGATCATCAG GTGGTGATAAACTGTGCCATTCCCAAGGGGCTGAAGTACAATCAGGCCACGCAGACCTTCCACCAGTGGCGAGACGCCCGCCAGGTCTACGGCCTCAACTTTGGCAGCAAGGAAGATGCCAATGTATTTGCCAGTGCCATGATGCACGCCCTGGAGGTGTTGAACTCCCAGGACACCG GCCCCACATTGTCCCGGCAGGGCCCCCAGGTTCAGAATGGCCCCGCCCCAGACGAGATGGACCTGCAGAGAAG GCAGCTTCAGGAGTTGCAGAGGCAGAAGGAGATGGAACGGGAGCATCAGGAGCTGGAGCGTCAAGAGAAGGAGCGTCAGGAGCGCCTGGAGCGAGAGATGCTGGAGCACGAGCAACAGGAGCATGAACGTCAGGAACGTGAATGTCAGGAGCGGGAGCGTCAGGTGGAGAGGGAGACTCAGGCAGAGAGGGAGCgccaggagcagcaggagcgcAGCGAGCGTGAGCtgatggagagggagaaggcAGAGAGGGAGCAGCATGAGCAGTTggacagagagcagcaggactgggagagagggagacgtaTTTCCAATGCTG CCTTCGAAAGCACCATGTACACCCACACACCTCAGGAATATAGCAAGAAGTCCTCCACACCCGTATCCTCATCCACACCCACCTACCCAGCCCCCGGAACGCGGTCGCCCTCCTCCACCACTCCGCCAACCCCGCCTCTAAGGCATTCGGCCTCCCGATTCGCCACCTCCCTCGGTTCTGCCTTCCACCCAGTCCTGCCTCACTACGCCACAGTGCCGAGGCGACAGCAAGCCCCGATTCCTGCTCCAGCCCCCGCCTCAGCCCCACCCCTTGCCTCAGCCCCACCCCCTGTGGTGTGGTCAGCGTGCAACTTCACTCCattgcccccctccccccctgtcATGATAAGCAGCCCCCCAGGGAAGGCTGCAGGCCCGCGGCCGCTCGTCCCCATCGCAGCACCGCCCCCTCTCATCCAGAAGCCCCCCTCACCAGCTTCCAACGGCCCGCCCATGTTCCCCGCACCATCTCCTGTGACCATCCCGCACAGCCACACCCCTATCGGCATCACCTGCCCCACGCCGCCTCCCCCACCTACCCCACCACCTCTGCCCTCCCCCATAGCTCCCCCTCCGTCTTCTTCCTTCGTCttgtctcccccctcctcaTCCCAGGCTCCTGGTGTGCCCTCTCCCTCCACAGCAGCCCCTGCTGCAGCTGCCGCCACCTCTGCCTCCGCTGAGCTCTGCTCCCTCCCTGTGAGCCTGGGCCTGTCCAGGCCAGGGGAGCCGGTCACCGCTACAGGCCCAGAGAGCATCCTGCCTCAGGGGGGCGGCTCCTCCAGTCAGCCCCAGG ACGTGATGCATACTTCAGGGTTGACCATCCCCCCACCTCCACCCCTGCCACCCGGATCCACTGTGACCTCCAGCCCCTACACCCCAGCCGGCCACCCGCCCCCGCCCCCACCCCCTCCACTCCCCCCTACACTGACTCCAGACGGgactccccctcctcctccaggtcctcctcctcctcccggaGCCCCACTGCCTCCCCCAGCGCCCCCACTTCCAGTCGGCCTGTTCTCTCCTGCAGAGGAGCGTCCCTTCTCAGGCCTGGCCGCTGCCCTTGCCGGAGCCAAGCTGCGCAAAGTGCCAAGG AGTGACGATGCAGGCGCAGCTCTGGCAGCAGCCATGTTGGGGGCTGGAGGGGCCAAATCTGAAGCCAGAGGCAACGGCCCTCTgcctggaggaggagggctcATGGAAGAGATGAGCGCCCTGTTGGCCAGGAG GAGAAGAATTGCAGAGAAGGGCTCGTCACCTGAACCCGACCAGAGATCA GAGGAGGGCGAGATCAACACGACCCCTAAAGTGTCGGCTTGTAGCACACCAG ACATGCCCAGGAAGCCATGGGAAAGAACCAACACCTTGAACGGTAGCAAGTCTCCAGTTATTGGGAG ACCAAAGTCCACTCCCACACCTACTGCATCCTTAAGTGCCAACGGTGTGCCCACAGAGGCTGTGGACTATGACAGATTGAAACAG GACATTCTGGATGAGATGAGGAAGGAGCTGTCAAAACTAAAAGAAGAGCTCATTGATG cAATCAGGGAGGAGCTGGGGAAGTCCAGCACGGTGTAG
- the enah gene encoding protein enabled homolog isoform X4, with product MQIHSSGLQPKASSFILSQRCVLASRMEIHREQSICQARAAVMVYDDANKKWVPAGGSTGFSRVHIYHHTGNNAFRVVGRKIQDHQVVINCAIPKGLKYNQATQTFHQWRDARQVYGLNFGSKEDANVFASAMMHALEVLNSQDTGPTLSRQGPQVQNGPAPDEMDLQRRQLQELQRQKEMEREHQELERQEKERQERLEREMLEHEQQEHERQERECQERERQVERETQAERERQEQQERSERELMEREKAEREQHEQLDREQQDWERGRRISNAAAPAAAAATSASAELCSLPVSLGLSRPGEPVTATGPESILPQGGGSSSQPQDVMHTSGLTIPPPPPLPPGSTVTSSPYTPAGHPPPPPPPPLPPTLTPDGTPPPPPGPPPPPGAPLPPPAPPLPVGLFSPAEERPFSGLAAALAGAKLRKVPRSDDAGAALAAAMLGAGGAKSEARGNGPLPGGGGLMEEMSALLARRRRIAEKGSSPEPDQRSEEGEINTTPKVSACSTPDMPRKPWERTNTLNGSKSPVIGRPKSTPTPTASLSANGVPTEAVDYDRLKQDILDEMRKELSKLKEELIDAIREELGKSSTV from the exons TGAACAGAGTATCTGCCAGGCACGAGCTGCTGTCATGGTGTACGACGATGCCAATAAGAAGTGGGTCCCAGCTGGTGGTTCCACAGGCTTCAGCAGAGTCCACATCTACCACCACACGGGCAACAACGCCTTCCGCGTAGTGGGACGCAAGATCCAAGATCATCAG GTGGTGATAAACTGTGCCATTCCCAAGGGGCTGAAGTACAATCAGGCCACGCAGACCTTCCACCAGTGGCGAGACGCCCGCCAGGTCTACGGCCTCAACTTTGGCAGCAAGGAAGATGCCAATGTATTTGCCAGTGCCATGATGCACGCCCTGGAGGTGTTGAACTCCCAGGACACCG GCCCCACATTGTCCCGGCAGGGCCCCCAGGTTCAGAATGGCCCCGCCCCAGACGAGATGGACCTGCAGAGAAG GCAGCTTCAGGAGTTGCAGAGGCAGAAGGAGATGGAACGGGAGCATCAGGAGCTGGAGCGTCAAGAGAAGGAGCGTCAGGAGCGCCTGGAGCGAGAGATGCTGGAGCACGAGCAACAGGAGCATGAACGTCAGGAACGTGAATGTCAGGAGCGGGAGCGTCAGGTGGAGAGGGAGACTCAGGCAGAGAGGGAGCgccaggagcagcaggagcgcAGCGAGCGTGAGCtgatggagagggagaaggcAGAGAGGGAGCAGCATGAGCAGTTggacagagagcagcaggactgggagagagggagacgtaTTTCCAATGCTG CAGCCCCTGCTGCAGCTGCCGCCACCTCTGCCTCCGCTGAGCTCTGCTCCCTCCCTGTGAGCCTGGGCCTGTCCAGGCCAGGGGAGCCGGTCACCGCTACAGGCCCAGAGAGCATCCTGCCTCAGGGGGGCGGCTCCTCCAGTCAGCCCCAGG ACGTGATGCATACTTCAGGGTTGACCATCCCCCCACCTCCACCCCTGCCACCCGGATCCACTGTGACCTCCAGCCCCTACACCCCAGCCGGCCACCCGCCCCCGCCCCCACCCCCTCCACTCCCCCCTACACTGACTCCAGACGGgactccccctcctcctccaggtcctcctcctcctcccggaGCCCCACTGCCTCCCCCAGCGCCCCCACTTCCAGTCGGCCTGTTCTCTCCTGCAGAGGAGCGTCCCTTCTCAGGCCTGGCCGCTGCCCTTGCCGGAGCCAAGCTGCGCAAAGTGCCAAGG AGTGACGATGCAGGCGCAGCTCTGGCAGCAGCCATGTTGGGGGCTGGAGGGGCCAAATCTGAAGCCAGAGGCAACGGCCCTCTgcctggaggaggagggctcATGGAAGAGATGAGCGCCCTGTTGGCCAGGAG GAGAAGAATTGCAGAGAAGGGCTCGTCACCTGAACCCGACCAGAGATCA GAGGAGGGCGAGATCAACACGACCCCTAAAGTGTCGGCTTGTAGCACACCAG ACATGCCCAGGAAGCCATGGGAAAGAACCAACACCTTGAACGGTAGCAAGTCTCCAGTTATTGGGAG ACCAAAGTCCACTCCCACACCTACTGCATCCTTAAGTGCCAACGGTGTGCCCACAGAGGCTGTGGACTATGACAGATTGAAACAG GACATTCTGGATGAGATGAGGAAGGAGCTGTCAAAACTAAAAGAAGAGCTCATTGATG cAATCAGGGAGGAGCTGGGGAAGTCCAGCACGGTGTAG